The proteins below come from a single Triticum aestivum cultivar Chinese Spring chromosome 5D, IWGSC CS RefSeq v2.1, whole genome shotgun sequence genomic window:
- the LOC123125835 gene encoding uncharacterized protein, with product MASSEPPGDPPPFNKKSAPAAPTTICDVGDDLLCEVFLRLPSLLSLVRAALACPAFLRAVRSSPAFRRRFRELHPAPLLGVFLDIYGPAMPVFVPVRRRSDPDQAAAVRGADVFLTHVPDDEGEGEGDGWVMTECRGGYVVLFKQRTKRVAVYDPLTRGLHLIPAPPEEVSRDPESALIEFHVVTSEEDRRSFQVVCVCMEREEVQVAAFSPDSSEWQISPEAATPQLFGDGTLVNGCVYWADGDNIHVLNTATLQFSRIDSPHMGWRQDVKLGETSDGHLCLAATIGNTLAAWVRRTDDDGVGKWIPRTRFPMLDAICELELQFEDEGTRVNVFVDVVAIIAGTVYLFTSRASAPDYSGWFLSFCIETEMLEKVCPITLCDPCYPYVTAWPPVLVGNIR from the coding sequence aTGGCCTCCAGTGAGCCGCCGGGTGATCCGCCGCCGTTCAACAAGAAATCGGCACCGGCCGCTCCCACCACCATATGCGACGTCGGAGACGACCTCCTGTGCGAGGTATTCCTCCGCCTGCCCTCCCTCCTGAGCCTCGTCCGTGCCGCCCTCGCCTGCCCCGCCTTCCTCCGAGCCGTCCGCTCGTCCCCCGCGTTCCGCCGTCGCTTCCGTGAACTTCACCCAGCCCCGCTCCTGGGCGTCTTCCTCGACATCTACGGCCCCGCTATGCCCGTCTTCGTGCCCGTCCGCCGGCGGTCCGACCCGGACCAAGCCGCCGCCGTCCGCGGCGCCGACGTCTTCCTCACCCATGTCCCCGACGACGAAGGCGAAGGCGAAGGCGACGGGTGGGTGATGACCGAGTGTCGCGGTGGGTACGTGGTTCTCTTCAAGCAGCGCACCAAGCGGGTGGCCGTGTACGACCCCCTCACACGGGGCCTGCATCTCATCCCCGCGCCGCCCGAAGAGGTGTCCAGAGACCCCGAAAGTGCACTTATCGAGTTCCACGTGGTCACCTCCGAAGAGGACCGCCGGTCGTTCCAAGTCGTCTGCGTCTGCATGGAAAGGGAGGAGGTGCAGGTCGCTGCCTTCTCTCCGGACAGCTCGGAGTGGCAGATCTCCCCAGAAGCGGCGACCCCGCAGCTGTTCGGCGATGGTACGCTAGTGAACGGGTGTGTCTACTGGGCAGACGGAGACAATATCCATGTGCTCAACACTGCAACACTGCAATTCTCCCGGATCGATTCGCCGCATATGGGATGGCGACAGGATGTCAAGCTTGGTGAGACCAGCGATGGGCACCTCTGCTTGGCCGCAACTATTGGTAACACCCTTGCTGCTTGGGTCCGGAGAACCGATGATGACGGTGTCGGCAAATGGATTCCGCGCACGAGATTCCCTATGCTGGATGCGATTTGTGAGTTGGAGCTACAGTTTGAAGATGAAGGCACTAGAGTGAACGTGTTTGTTGACGTCGTGGCTATCATCGCTGGCACTGTATATTTGTTTACTTCCCGGGCATCGGCTCCTGATTATTCTGGCTGGTTCCTATCCTTCTGCATTGAAACTGAGATGCTGGAGAAGGTCTGCCCTATCACTCTTTGTGATCCTTGCTATCCCTATGTCACGGCGTGGCCTCCTGTTTTGGTTGGCAACATAAGGTAA